CATCTGGAAGTACACTCACAACGCCTTCGACTTCAGCGTCCTGGGCAACACCCCCATCACCTTCCCCATTGACTGGCATAACTCAAAGATCCCGGGCTTTGCTCTGCGCGTCGATGTTCCTAACTACCATAGCTTCTCCGCCTTCGTCATCATGTCCTCGGTGGCTGCACGCTTCTTCCCGCCGCAGAGCGCAGGCGCTGGTGCTGCACCGGCGCAGCAGGGAAGCACCTATCCCTTCCGCATCGACCACGATGAAAAGTTCAACGAGACAACGCACCTGCAGTACCAGTTTCCCCACAAACGCGGCCCGTGGGTCGGCTTCAACTGGCGCTACGACAGCGGACTTACTGCCGGCTCCGCTCCTTGCTACAACACGACCGATCCCAACAGCCTCTGCCAGCCGATCTCCACAACCATCAATGGGCAACCTGCGGTTGACCTGAGTGGCTTTACCGCCGATCAGGAGTTTGAAGCAGGACTCGTCTGCAATGGCGTGAAAGCCACGCCGTACGCGGCTCTACCCACAACCTGCCTGGCCTCGCAGATCTCCTCGAAGCTGCTCAGCATCCCCGCACCCGGCACCGAGAACGACGACAAGAATCCGCCACGCATTGCGCCGCGCAATGTGTTCGACGCATCAATTGGAGAAGACAATCTCTTTAACGGTGTGAAGTATCGGTGGAGCCTTCGCGGCACGGCCGTCAACCTAACCAACAAGTACGCGCTGTACAACTTCCTTTCGACGTTCAGTGGAACCCACTACCTTACTCCGCGCACCTTTACCGCGGAGCTCGGTTACCACTTCTAACCCGCGACACAACCATTGCGTGTTCGTATCGGCCGAGATTCTTCGGTCGATACAAACACGCTTTGTTCCATCCTTTTTTATTTACAAATTTGCAATTCGCTGCATCCTGCAGCAGGAGAAGTCACTCCATGTGGCAACGTCAATCCCTGGTGGGAATGGTAGATCGGATCGGAATCATCGCCTCAGCCGCCTGCTTTGTTCACTGCGTCGGAGCACCTATCGTGCTCTCATTAATGGCGGTTTATGCCCACCTGCTACCAGCCGAAGAAACAACTCACCGAGTACTGGCCATCCTGGTAACGATACTCGGAGCAGTAGCCATCCTTTCCGGATATCAGAAGCATAAGAGGCGGTCGATCCTCGCTCTCATGGCGCTTGGCCTGGCACTTATCTCTACAGGCGCACTCTTCGGAGACCGACTGCCCTCACACTGGCTTGAGGTGGCAATTACATTGGCCGGAAGTATCTGTATGATCACCGCACACCGGCAGAACCACACTTTCTGCAAACAATGTACGGCCTGCACCTAGACAACAAAGCATAAGCCAGCTTGATGAAATAGCACTCTACGACAAGCGAGGCATACTATGGCTTATTCGCATCGCATACGACGCTTCCGCGGCAGCAGAAAGCGACTCCAGCGTCTTCGCCTTAGCATCAGGCAAAGGTGGACAATACTGCTGATTGCCCTACTCTGCCTTCTCTCTGTTGCCGCTGGAGCATGGCTTGGAATTTCCTTCCGCGACTAACTCAATCCCTGCCCTATCAAGGCTACCAATCTTAAAAATTATTTCTACGCTGGCTACAAATAGTAATCAATGCTCTTTCAGTATTTCCTCGATCTGCTCTTTGGAAACTGGCAAATGATCCTCATTCTGCTTTAGCCATCCCATATAATCCTGCTCGATAACCTGAGTCCAGCGTGCATCAATCTGCCCGGCAGTGTACTTCCCTTCCTGAAGACGCTGATGTCCGAACATATCCCGCAGATGCGTACGCTCGGAGCTTTTCACTACCTTTTCCGCTAGCTGTGGAGGAATAAAAATCACTCCACCATTTCTACCTAGAACAACATCTCCAGGCATCGCCAACGCATGACCGATACGCACGGGCCCATTAATACTGACCATCGTCGAATTCAGCAGCTTTCCCGTTCGCAACGAGCCATAGTGATGGGAGGGATCATAAGAACGCACGAACGCCGTAAAGTTTGGAAGCTCATCAAGTCCATTGATATCTCGAACAGCCCCGTCATAAACAATTCCGTTCCCAGATTTCGCATAAATGGCATTGCCCACGTTATCACCAATTGAAGGCCCATCCACCTTGAGCTGAAAATGATCGGCAACATAGACATCCCTAGGTTGTAGCATATCCACTGGCCATGCATTCATCGCACCAGCTCTGTGATCCTTCACGCCCTGCTCTTCGATCACCTTCTGAATATCGGGCCGTCCCGGCATCCACACAGCCGTAAGCGCTCTCCCAACCAACACTTTATCGGAATGAATGGAAAGCCATCCATCTTCATACTGATGCATAAAGTTGGCCTCCTGCAGAGTAGCCCAGGCCTCTTCGAGAGTCACTGTCTTCATGCGGTCCAGAATGCTATCCGGCACCTTCGGCCGTCCATCAGCAAACCGCTCTCCTTGCCAGTCGGGCGTGTACTTAATGACATCTTCACGTGTAAAAAACTCCTGCTGCGCCTTTACCTTTGGGACAGCAGCAATGAACGCCATCCAACATACAACAACTGCCACGTTCCACTTCAATGTACGATCTAGCATCTTAACTTATCTCCTTCGTGGCGTTACAGATTAGGTTCAAACCAGGGTGTACCTTTGATCTGCGCCTTCTTGGCAGCATCTTCATCCATCTCAACTCCAATACCAGGCTTGTCAGTCACAGTAATATAGCCGTTCACAATGATTTCGCCCTCTTTCACAAATGTTGTCCAAAGATCCACATGGTTGATCCAGTGCCACTCACAGACGAGGAAATTAGGTACTGCCGCACAGACATGAGCTGAGGCCATCTGCCCAATCGGCGATACAACGCAGTGAGGAGCAAACGGAATGTAATAGGCTTGCGCCATATTCGCGATCTTCTTCGCTTCAGAAAGCCCACCTACTTTTTGAATATCCGGCATGATGATGTCAGCCGCCTGCTTCTGGAGTAACTCCGTATATCCCCACCGCATGTACAAATTTTCTCCACAACAGATAGGCGTCGACGTTGAGTGCCGAATGTCGGCCATTGCATCGATATCTTCAGGCGGAACTGGCTCTTCAAGCCAGAGCAGCCTAAATGGCTCCAGCGCTTTTGCGACCTTCTTGCCCGTAGGAGCATCGTAGCGGCCGTGCATATCGCAGGCCAGATCCATCTCCTTTGGAATCGACTCACGAACGTGAGCTACCCACTTCACCATGCGATCGATCTCACCATTGCTGGCCGTCCAATTGACCGAGTCAAACCGTGCGGGATCCTTGGCCTCATCCAGATCGATTTTCATCGCAGTGAATCCTTTGCTTTTGATCCAGGGAAGTTTCTTATCCGACTCGGGACCAAGTGGGTCATCCATGTCGGAGTCGCAATAGATCCTCACTTTATCGCGAAACTTACCACCTAACAATTGATACACGGGTAGTCCGAGTATTTTTCCTGCCAAATCCCAGAGCGCTATCTCAATCCCGGTCAGCGCAGTAATATATTGACCACCTTGCGCCCCTGCGAAGATTCCGGAGACCCGTACTCTCTCCCATAAAGCCTCGACATTGAGAGGATCCTGCCCGATCAATATCCTGCGAAAGCTGCGCACCAATGATGCTGTACCGACCGCCGCATCAGTCGATTCACCTTGTCCATAGAGCCCTGAATCCGTGTAAACACGTACATGAGTCTGTGGCCCATGTACATTAACCTGAGCCGTACGTATGTCTGTAATCTTCATCCTGGGACGTTGCTGTGGTGAACTGTTTGTCTGTATTGCCGCAGCCAATGTAGGAAGGGCAAAGGTTCCAAGGGCCGGCAGAGCAGCACCCTTCAATAATGACCTTCTCGAATACTGCGTCATAATTTATTCCTTTCTTTGCTGTTGTGTAGAGTAAGTCTAGATTTCCAGTTAGAAGTTGATCTTCGCGGATATCTGAAGATCACGAGGATCAACTCCCAAGATGGTTGAGGTAATGGCCTCCGACGTATTAGCGGGGGCAGAAGAATTAATCGTCTGGTTGGGAAAACTCATGGGAGGATGATTTAGCGCATTGAACGCGTCTAGCCGAGCCATTAGATTAATCTGTCTCCAGATCGGGAAGGTGCGAGCAAGAGAGAGATCGAAGTTCACTGTTTGAGGGCCACGGAGTGCTCCCCGCCCCTCAGTTCCAAATCGATATGCGGCCTCTCCCGTCGGGCACCCATTTGTAGCTGTGAGAGCAACCTGGCAGGGCACGGCGAAGGCTGCCGCATTAAACCAGTGGGCATAGTCCTGATGAGCAGGCTTTAGCGATACTCCAGGAATTCTATCCGGCCAGCAATTTGTCGCGTTATTTGGGCAACTACTCATGTTTGTTAACGTAAAGGGTAGGCCGCTTTGAATTGTGGCGATTCCATCGAACTCCCATCCTCCTGCAATCGCAGAAGCGATGCGATTCTCACCTAAGAATTTTCTCCCCCTGCCGAAGGGCAACTCCCAGACATAACTACCGACAAACCGATGAGGAACGTTATAACCAGATGGTCCGTAAGCACCTAGAATATTTGTAATCGTCTGCGTGCTGCCTACTGCACCGCCACTGTTAGTAGCTCCGCCATAGTCAAGGGACTTAGAGTAGCTATAGCTGGCGATCAGGCTTAATCCCCCGCTCAACCTCTTGGTCAATTTTGCATTCAGACCGTTGTAGTTTCCGCGATTTGTATTTTGGCAGTAGTTAATCGAGCGGATTGACGCTATTCCAGGAATAGTCACACGGCTATTGGATGAAATACTCGACGGTCCAGGCTCTACCTCTTGCGGATTAAAACAGTAAAGCAAGTGATTCGAGTGACTTCCCGCATAGGCAACTTCAAGTAGGTAATCATTCAAGAACTGCTGTTCGATGTTGAGCGTATAACTCTGGAAGGAAGGCGTTTGGTTTGCATAAGCCAATCCAATAATGCTGGGATTTGCAGCGATTAAAGCCGCTGTACCAACAGGTTTCACAGGTGTGGGCACAGGAAAAGGCTGCGACAATAGTGGCTCAGAAGTTGCCAACTGTGAACTTGTTGGGTAGTTATTGGTAAAAGTTGCAGAATTTTGAGTAACAGCCCATGGATTCTGAATCCCCAGAAGGCCTGTCCCGGTTGGCTCTTGAGGAAAATAGGAGATCGCATATCCGCCACGAACCACCGTCTTGCCCTTGCCTGTTATGTCATAGGAAAATCCAATACGTGGGCCAAAGTTTCTATACTGAGTCTTAACATTAGCCGTATCGGATACTCCAGGCGTATCGGCGTAGATCAGACTCAAACTCGCCATATCAAAGTTCGTCAAGCGATTCTTCTGCTCCGTATATGGAGTAATCAGATCCCACCTCATTCCCAGATTCAAACTGAGACGTGGAGTTACCTTCCAATCATCCTGGACGTATGCCGCATGTTCCCAAGTCGTCAATACATAGGGGTTCAGCAGCACTCCCCTGGTCGCCCCGGCAGCAGTTCCATTAGCCATCAACCCCATCTCGAGTGATGCAAGGCCATCTCCACCCGATGCGGTCTGTGGATTATTTGTCAGATTGAGACCGAAAGTAAGAGTGCCACGCGTATTGATCCCGGTAAAAGGAGAAGCCTGATCGTCGACGAGACGATAACCAAACTTTATTGAATGTGAACCTCTGGTCCAGGAAACACTATCTTCTATCTGATAGCTGGTCTGTCGTGCCTGAATAGGCAAAAAATTGGGTCCGTCATTAATTGCCGTGTAAGCACCTGCTACCCCTGAAATGGTAAGTGTCGGAATTCCCGAAGTAGCGTCGTTGAAGTTAATTCCATTAATTCCCAAACCCGTTGCACCGTTCAGTCCATAATCCGACTGCTGTGTCAGTGGATTGGTATGCGCGTAACCAATACTGAACTGATTTACCCATGATGGCGAAAAAACGTGAGTTTCGCTAAGTACTGCCCCGCCAGCAAGCAAAACAGTGTTCTGACCACCCGAGATATACGGCCCCAGATTGTATTTCTCCTGAAGTCCGGCAGGTGTTCTAATGCAACAGCCACCTTGGCCTTTTGCAGAAAAACCAGTAAATCGTTCATAACTGTAACGACCAAACATTGAATCCTTGCTGCCGACCTTATAATCGACGCGGATATTCCCGCCATTGTCATTAAGAGTGGTTCCAATGCTATCGGTATAGTTGTTTATCAACCCACCAGTCTGAGGCAATGGATAGATACTCGCGACTGTGAGACCAACAGCGTTTAGATATTTTTGAGGTATGACGTTATTTGCCAGTGGGGTACGAGCAAAAGTCGCCTGTCCATTTACCGTTACAAGTGTCGTGGAGTATGGGTCATAGATCTGACCTCCCGACGGATTGCCACCACTATCAATACACAATCCATCGGCGTTGAGTGATCCGCCGTTTCCCGCACAGAGTTCACTGAAGTTGCCGGTTCTCTCCAGGGCCGTTGGCACCGTGTCGACAAAGGTATTTCCCTGAATCTGGGTCTCACCATAGTAATCCATGAAAAAGAATGCTTTGTCCTTCCAGATAGGGCCACCCAATGCTGCCCCGAACTGATTTCGAATAAAATTTTGCTTGATTGCAGGGGGACGATTGAAGTAGCTTCTCGCGCTCAGATCTTTGTCACGATGGTATTCAAATACCTCACCATGAAATTGATTTGTGCCCGATCTTGTCTGCGTCGTCACGATACCGCTGCCGCGGCCGTACTCTGCGGAGTAAACGCCTGTAAGAACCTTAAACTCTGAGATTGACTCAACTGACGGTTGCACCATCACTGTATTAAACGTGAACTCATTGTCCATAATTCCGTCAACGAGCCATCCACTTGAGTTTTGTTGGGCCCCCAGCGCATTGAAGTCCGAAGCCGCACGCGGATTATAAGTGCTCTGCCCCGAGAGGTTTTCTCCTTGCTGTCCTGTCGTTACGCCAGGAACCAGATAGACAAGTTGTGCGAAGTTGCGACCATTGAGCGGGAGAGCTTCAATTGGCTTCTGTCCGATTACTTCTCCGAGCTCGGCCGTCTCTGATCGGATTAACGGTGCAGCGCTCGTCACCTCAATCGACTCCGAGATTGAACCGACCTTGAGGGCGAAGTCAAGGCGCGCGCGTTGATCGACGTCTATCTGCGTGGGTGGTGAAGCTTGCCGCTGAAACCCTTGCTTTTCTACGGTAACGCGATAACTTCCGGGCGGAAGAAATGGAACCACATAGTTTCCATCCTCGCCGGAAATAACCGTCTGGCTTGTATTTCTTTCAATATTGGTGACGGTTATAGAAGCTCCATCAACCTGAGCTCCCATTGCGTCATGCACGTTTCCTACGATCGTTCCGCTTGTCTGAGCGGATGCGAGTGAGACTGTCAACAGGACTGAACCTAAAAATATCTGAGCACGCCTGAGCATATGATCTCCCATCCAGCACTCAACCTAGCGTCGTCAGATAAGGCTTAGACAGTCACTGTGATTACGCAGGCTTTGTCTAAACTGACGGCCCTATCGCTAAGCGGGTCCAACCATACACCACCATCAACGATACGTGTCAAGCCTTTTAAGTGCTAAAACAGCTACTTTGATGCGAATACTTCATTAGTCCCATAAATTTGTAGATTGAAATACAAAATGAAAATTTCACATAATGAAATTTCAGCGGAATTTGTTACCCCTAACGATGAAGTGCTCGTAGGAGAGCTGTGCCTAGTCGAAGTGGGGAAA
This is a stretch of genomic DNA from Granulicella sp. WH15. It encodes these proteins:
- a CDS encoding carboxypeptidase regulatory-like domain-containing protein, which gives rise to MGDHMLRRAQIFLGSVLLTVSLASAQTSGTIVGNVHDAMGAQVDGASITVTNIERNTSQTVISGEDGNYVVPFLPPGSYRVTVEKQGFQRQASPPTQIDVDQRARLDFALKVGSISESIEVTSAAPLIRSETAELGEVIGQKPIEALPLNGRNFAQLVYLVPGVTTGQQGENLSGQSTYNPRAASDFNALGAQQNSSGWLVDGIMDNEFTFNTVMVQPSVESISEFKVLTGVYSAEYGRGSGIVTTQTRSGTNQFHGEVFEYHRDKDLSARSYFNRPPAIKQNFIRNQFGAALGGPIWKDKAFFFMDYYGETQIQGNTFVDTVPTALERTGNFSELCAGNGGSLNADGLCIDSGGNPSGGQIYDPYSTTLVTVNGQATFARTPLANNVIPQKYLNAVGLTVASIYPLPQTGGLINNYTDSIGTTLNDNGGNIRVDYKVGSKDSMFGRYSYERFTGFSAKGQGGCCIRTPAGLQEKYNLGPYISGGQNTVLLAGGAVLSETHVFSPSWVNQFSIGYAHTNPLTQQSDYGLNGATGLGINGINFNDATSGIPTLTISGVAGAYTAINDGPNFLPIQARQTSYQIEDSVSWTRGSHSIKFGYRLVDDQASPFTGINTRGTLTFGLNLTNNPQTASGGDGLASLEMGLMANGTAAGATRGVLLNPYVLTTWEHAAYVQDDWKVTPRLSLNLGMRWDLITPYTEQKNRLTNFDMASLSLIYADTPGVSDTANVKTQYRNFGPRIGFSYDITGKGKTVVRGGYAISYFPQEPTGTGLLGIQNPWAVTQNSATFTNNYPTSSQLATSEPLLSQPFPVPTPVKPVGTAALIAANPSIIGLAYANQTPSFQSYTLNIEQQFLNDYLLEVAYAGSHSNHLLYCFNPQEVEPGPSSISSNSRVTIPGIASIRSINYCQNTNRGNYNGLNAKLTKRLSGGLSLIASYSYSKSLDYGGATNSGGAVGSTQTITNILGAYGPSGYNVPHRFVGSYVWELPFGRGRKFLGENRIASAIAGGWEFDGIATIQSGLPFTLTNMSSCPNNATNCWPDRIPGVSLKPAHQDYAHWFNAAAFAVPCQVALTATNGCPTGEAAYRFGTEGRGALRGPQTVNFDLSLARTFPIWRQINLMARLDAFNALNHPPMSFPNQTINSSAPANTSEAITSTILGVDPRDLQISAKINF
- a CDS encoding mandelate racemase/muconate lactonizing enzyme family protein, whose amino-acid sequence is MTQYSRRSLLKGAALPALGTFALPTLAAAIQTNSSPQQRPRMKITDIRTAQVNVHGPQTHVRVYTDSGLYGQGESTDAAVGTASLVRSFRRILIGQDPLNVEALWERVRVSGIFAGAQGGQYITALTGIEIALWDLAGKILGLPVYQLLGGKFRDKVRIYCDSDMDDPLGPESDKKLPWIKSKGFTAMKIDLDEAKDPARFDSVNWTASNGEIDRMVKWVAHVRESIPKEMDLACDMHGRYDAPTGKKVAKALEPFRLLWLEEPVPPEDIDAMADIRHSTSTPICCGENLYMRWGYTELLQKQAADIIMPDIQKVGGLSEAKKIANMAQAYYIPFAPHCVVSPIGQMASAHVCAAVPNFLVCEWHWINHVDLWTTFVKEGEIIVNGYITVTDKPGIGVEMDEDAAKKAQIKGTPWFEPNL
- a CDS encoding MerC domain-containing protein gives rise to the protein MVDRIGIIASAACFVHCVGAPIVLSLMAVYAHLLPAEETTHRVLAILVTILGAVAILSGYQKHKRRSILALMALGLALISTGALFGDRLPSHWLEVAITLAGSICMITAHRQNHTFCKQCTACT